TGTGAAAAAATATACATAGCTCTTTCATTGCGTAGTTGAAAGGTGTAAATTAAGTTTATACTATTTATAGAGAGGAAATTATTTTATGAAACGATTGTTTATGCTCGTTGTAGCATTATTAGTTGTATTGGCTGGGTGTAATACGGAATCTAACCAAGACAAAATTAATAAAAAAAATGAAGAAAAGCACTTAACTGTATCTGCAGCAGCAAGTTTAACAGATGTCACTAAAGCACTAGAAAAAGAATATAAAAAACAACACCCTAATACAAATATTAAATTTAATTACGGTGGTTCTGGTAGTTTAAGAAAGCAAGTTGAAGCGGGTGCTGATGTAGATGTTATTATGTCAGCAAATACCGAAGATGTAGACACACTAAAAGATAATAAAAAAGTATCAGAAGTGTATGACTATACTAAAAACAAATTAATTGCGATTAAATACAAGAATTCTAACATCAAAAAAATTAAAAACGTAAGTTCACCTTCTAAAGTTGCGGTAGGTGAAGAAAAAAGTGTACCGGCAGGAAGATATGCGATTGAATACTTGAAGAAAGAAAAATTATACGAAGGTATGACAAGTACATTTGTATTTGCGAAAGATGTTAAACAAGTATTGAATTATGTTAAGAAAGAAAATGCTGAAATTGGATTTGTTTATGAAACAGATTTATATAAAGGTAAAGATAAAAAAGTAGAAAACATTGTTAAATTAACAGATGCCCCATTAGATGAACCAATTATATACAGAGCAGGGCTTGTTACAGACAAAAAAGAATCAAAAGAGTGGTTTAATTTCTTAAAATCAAAAGAAGCTAAACAAATATTTAAAGAATATCACTTTGAAGGTTAGGAGCTTAATCTATGCCAGATTTAACACCATTATGGATATCAATGAAAGTAACATTAATAAGTACAATTATTGTATGTATATTAGGTATTGTTCTGGCAAAGTTAATGCACCGCTACAATGGTAAACTTAAACCATATATAGAAAGTGTCATTATGTTACCCATTGTTTTACCACCAACTGTGATGGGATTTATTTTATTGATTATATTTTCAAAAAATCAATGGTTTGGTCATTTAATAGACCAAACATTACATATTCAAGTCATATTTAGTTGGGTGGGTGCGGTCATCGCTGCAGTAATTGTCAGCATACCGCTTATGTATCAACATGTGATCAATGGTTTTCAATCCATTAATCCTAAGATGTTAAACTCAGCTAGAACAATGGGTGCGAGTGAAAGAAAGATATTTTGGACAATCGTTATACCACTAACAAAACGTGCAATATTTTCAGGTATTGTTATGAGTTTTGCTCGAGGATTAGGTGAGTTTGGAGCAACGCTTATGATTGCAGGATATATTCCAGGGTTAACGAACACGTTACCTCTGGAAATATATTTTTTAGTACAATCTGGTGAAGAGAATCAAGCTTGGTTATGGGTCATCGTGTTGATTGCTTTTGCAGTGTGTGTGATCAGCGCATTAAATATATTAAATCAGAAAAACCATAAGTGGGAGTGATATGTATGATTCACATTAATATAAAAAAAATAATTAAAAATCGTACAATCACGTTAAATATCCAGTCAGAAGTACCGAAAATTTATGCCATCGTTGGAAAATCGGGCATAGGCAAAACGACGTTGTTAAATATTATTTCTGGTTTAGCAGAAGCAGATGATGTATTCATACGTATAGATAATGAAACGTTAAGTCATCACGGGCATCAAGTGAAGGTACAAGATAGAAAAATCGGATATTTATTTCAGGATTATCAGCTATTTCCGCATATGACAGTTCATGAAAATATTCATTATATGACCCGACCGAATAAAGATACTGAACATTTGATTAAGCAATTAAATATAGAACATTGTTTAGATCAATATCCTTCAACGCTATCAGGTGGAGAATCTCAAAGAGTTGCGTTATGCAGAGTATTAAGCGTGAAACCTAACTTGTTATTATTGGATGAACCATTTTCAAGTTTAGATGATGAAACGAAAGAAGAAGGAATGAGATTAATTCAAAAGATTTTTGCAACGTGGCGAATTCCAATCATACTCGTTTCACATTCTAAAAAAGAAGTTACAACGCTATCAGATGAAGTAATAGAAATTAAATAATGTACGAAATTATGAAATTAAAACATAAAGTCTGTCGATTAAGTGAAACCTAATCGACAGGCTTTTTTATGCTTTAATTTTCAAAGTGAAATAGGGAATTTCGAACGATGTATAGGTAATCCCCTAATATAAAAAGTTTGTGAATTTTTTTACAATGTAGTTAGTAGAAAAGGGCAAAAATTAGGAGGTACCATATATGGTTAAATTAGGTTTGAAATTCTTTAAGCCAACTGAAAAATTTAAAGGTAATTGGTCTATTTTAGAAGAGAAAAGTAGAGAATGGGAAAAGATGTACAGAGAAAGATGGAGTCATGACAAAGTTGTCAGAACAACGCATGGCGTGAACTGTACAGGGTCTTGCTCATGGAAAGTATTTGTGAAAAATGGCGTGATTACATGGGAGAATCAGCAAATCGATTATCCATCGTGTGGACCAGACATGCCTGAATTTGAGCCAAGAGGATGTCCGCGTGGTGCATCGTTTTCTTGGTATGAATATAGTCCATTACGTATTAAATTTCCATACGTCAGAGGGAAACTGTGGAAATTATGGAAAGCAGCTTTAGAAGAATATGGAGATCCAGTTGTTGCTTGGGCATCCATTGTTGAAGATGAAGAAAAGGCACACATGTATAAAAATGCGAGAGGTAAAGGTGGACATGTAAGAGTCAATTGGAGAGATGTAACACAACTGATTGCAGCACAAATTATATATACCGTAAAAAAATACGGACCAGATAGAATCGCTGGATTCACACCTATACCTGCAATGTCGATGATTAGTTACGCTTCAGGTGCTCGATTTATTTCATTATTAGGTGGAGAAATGTTGAGTTTCTATGACTGGTATGCCGATTTACCACCAGCATCACCACAAATTTGGGGAGAGCAAACGGACGTACCTGAGTCTAGTGATTGGTACAATGCGGGCTACATTATTATGTGGGGATCAAATGTACCTTTAACAAGAACGCCTGATGCACATTTTATGACTGAAGTACGATATAAAGGAACTAAAGTTGTGTCAGTTGCACCAGATTATGCCGAAAACGTTAAATTTGCGGATAATTGGCTAGCACCAAATCCAGGTACAGATGCAGCGTTATCTCAAGCGATGACACATGTGATACTTCAAGAGTTTTATGAAGAAAAGCAAGAACCAATGTTTATTAATTATGCTAAACAATATACAGATATGCCGTTTATCATTCAACTAGATAAACATGGTGAGGGTTATAAAGCAGGTCGATTTTTAAGAGCAAGTGATTTAGGTATGGAAACGGAACATGCTGAATGGAAACCTGTAATCTATGATCAACATAAAGGGGAACTTGTTGTTCCGAATGGCACGATGGGACAGCGATATGAAGAAGGTGCTAAATGGAATTTAAGTTTAGAAAATGAAGATGGTACATTACTTGATCCAGCACTTTCACTGAAAGAACATGAATCTTCAGTGATGACGATACAATTCCCGTATTTTGATAATGAAGGAAATGGTACGTTCGAACGTCCAATTATCGTTAAAGAAATTGAAAAGGCAAATGGTGAAAAAGCATATATCGCGACAATCTATGACTTAATGACAAGTCAATATGGTGTAAGACGTTTAAATCATCCACTTGAAGCAAAAGGATTTGAAGATGAAACGTCGTTATATTCTCCTAAATGGCAAGAAAAAGTGACTGGCGTAAAAGCATCTGTCGTGATTCAAGTGGCACGTGAATTTGCGCAAAATGCGATTGATACAGAAGGTCGTTCAATGATTATCATGGGTGCAGGAATTAATCATTGGTTTAATTCAGATACGATTTATCGTTCGATTTTGAATTTAGTCATTCTTTGTGGCTGCCAAGGTGTGAATGGCGGTGGATGGGCGCATTACGTTGGTCAAGAAAAATGTAGACCGATTGAAGGATGGTCCACAATTGCATTCGCAAAAGACTGGCAAGGTCCACCAAGATTACAAAATGCGACAAGTTGGTTCTATTTTGCGACGGATCAATGGAAGTATGAAGAGTCTGGTGTAGATAAATTACAATCACCACTTTCTAATGAACTGAAACATAAGCATCCTGCAGATTACAATGTATTAGCTGCAAGGTTAGGTTGGTTGCCCTCTTATCCACAATTTGATTGTAATAGTCTATTGTTCGGTGAAGAAGCAAAAGAAGCGGGCGATGATTCGAATGAAGCAATTATTAAAAGAGCAGTCGATTCAGTAAAGAATAAGCAAACAAAATTTGCG
The Mammaliicoccus sp. Dog046 genome window above contains:
- the modB gene encoding molybdate ABC transporter permease subunit; the encoded protein is MPDLTPLWISMKVTLISTIIVCILGIVLAKLMHRYNGKLKPYIESVIMLPIVLPPTVMGFILLIIFSKNQWFGHLIDQTLHIQVIFSWVGAVIAAVIVSIPLMYQHVINGFQSINPKMLNSARTMGASERKIFWTIVIPLTKRAIFSGIVMSFARGLGEFGATLMIAGYIPGLTNTLPLEIYFLVQSGEENQAWLWVIVLIAFAVCVISALNILNQKNHKWE
- a CDS encoding ATP-binding cassette domain-containing protein; this translates as MIHINIKKIIKNRTITLNIQSEVPKIYAIVGKSGIGKTTLLNIISGLAEADDVFIRIDNETLSHHGHQVKVQDRKIGYLFQDYQLFPHMTVHENIHYMTRPNKDTEHLIKQLNIEHCLDQYPSTLSGGESQRVALCRVLSVKPNLLLLDEPFSSLDDETKEEGMRLIQKIFATWRIPIILVSHSKKEVTTLSDEVIEIK
- the modA gene encoding molybdate ABC transporter substrate-binding protein; translation: MKRLFMLVVALLVVLAGCNTESNQDKINKKNEEKHLTVSAAASLTDVTKALEKEYKKQHPNTNIKFNYGGSGSLRKQVEAGADVDVIMSANTEDVDTLKDNKKVSEVYDYTKNKLIAIKYKNSNIKKIKNVSSPSKVAVGEEKSVPAGRYAIEYLKKEKLYEGMTSTFVFAKDVKQVLNYVKKENAEIGFVYETDLYKGKDKKVENIVKLTDAPLDEPIIYRAGLVTDKKESKEWFNFLKSKEAKQIFKEYHFEG
- a CDS encoding nitrate reductase subunit alpha — protein: MVKLGLKFFKPTEKFKGNWSILEEKSREWEKMYRERWSHDKVVRTTHGVNCTGSCSWKVFVKNGVITWENQQIDYPSCGPDMPEFEPRGCPRGASFSWYEYSPLRIKFPYVRGKLWKLWKAALEEYGDPVVAWASIVEDEEKAHMYKNARGKGGHVRVNWRDVTQLIAAQIIYTVKKYGPDRIAGFTPIPAMSMISYASGARFISLLGGEMLSFYDWYADLPPASPQIWGEQTDVPESSDWYNAGYIIMWGSNVPLTRTPDAHFMTEVRYKGTKVVSVAPDYAENVKFADNWLAPNPGTDAALSQAMTHVILQEFYEEKQEPMFINYAKQYTDMPFIIQLDKHGEGYKAGRFLRASDLGMETEHAEWKPVIYDQHKGELVVPNGTMGQRYEEGAKWNLSLENEDGTLLDPALSLKEHESSVMTIQFPYFDNEGNGTFERPIIVKEIEKANGEKAYIATIYDLMTSQYGVRRLNHPLEAKGFEDETSLYSPKWQEKVTGVKASVVIQVAREFAQNAIDTEGRSMIIMGAGINHWFNSDTIYRSILNLVILCGCQGVNGGGWAHYVGQEKCRPIEGWSTIAFAKDWQGPPRLQNATSWFYFATDQWKYEESGVDKLQSPLSNELKHKHPADYNVLAARLGWLPSYPQFDCNSLLFGEEAKEAGDDSNEAIIKRAVDSVKNKQTKFAIEDPDAKQNHPKTLFVWRSNLISSSAKGQEYFMKHLLGTKSGLLANPNETEKPEEIMWREDTTGKLDLLVALDFRMTATPLYADVVLPAATWYEKHDISSTDMHPFIHPFNPAVDPLWESRSDWDIFKTLAKGVSDLSKTHMKETFKDVVTSPLAHDSKQEISTPYGLVKDWSKGEIEAIPGKTMPGFAVVERNYTEIYDKYISVGPLLEKGKIGAHGVSYSVKEQYDELKLMLDTWEDETVKNGLPRMDTARKVADVILNVSSASNGKVSQKSYEDLENQTGMTLKDISSERASEKITFQNITAQPREVIPTAVFPGSNKLDRRYSPFTTNIERLVPFRTLTGRQSYYIDHEVFLQFGENLPVYKPTLPPMVFGTKDKQIKGGVDTLVLRYLTPHGKWNIHSTYQDNLHMLTLFRGGPTVWISKEDAEEHDINDNDWLEVYNRNGLVTARAVVSHRMPRGTMFMYHAQDKHIETPGSEITDTRGGSHNAPTRIHLKPTQLVGGYAQMSYGFNYYGPIGNQRDVYVAIRKMKEVDWLED